The genomic DNA TGACTCGCATTGTAGGCAAGTCTGAGCAAATGGGGAATCATCTGAAAGTCATATTGTTGCAAGATACCCGCCTTCCGTACATGCATCGCTGTTGCCAATACGGTATGCATAATTGTGTGTAGGAACTTCTACTCTCGCCGGAAACGCGTACCACTGCTAGCATGAATTTGTTGTGTGTACGGAGACAAATTGACACTCCCAGAACAACCCCCAGACCACTCTTAGAAGTGTCACAGAGTTACTGGCTAGGATATTCTTATCGCAATTAATCTGTGCTTTGCTAACTCATGACAGTGTCGTTAGTGTTCAACACACCCACGCGGCCATGTCATTCCCGTGCCCATATGAAGTGGCTCAATAACGATTATATATCAAAAATACATCTTTTGATGTTATTACGAGATGATAAGAGGAAATATTCAATCTTTTGTCTTTGTCGATACATACATGATTGAAGTAGGGACCATAATGGCAGAAGCggatctaggggggggggggggttggggggttgcaaaccccccccccccccccccaaaaaaaaaaaaaaaaaaaaatccggggaccatttttttttttttttttgatctgatcttttttttttgaacttgtaattttagtttttttctatttatgtatTGCacatggcaatgacctctataccaaaaatagtggtgtttttagatgcaagaaaatgccattttcacacactgattttcaaaaattctccctactgtgggaggggggacaacctccctcccacatcctcccccctcgctcgctccgctcgcttgggctcggtcgctacgctccctcgcataccgtcccaacccccccccccctttataaaaagctagatccgcccctgaatgGTCTCACAAATATTCAGcaattacaaaaaacaaacaaacaaacaaacagccaaAAACATTCAACTTGATGCAAAAACCAAAGCTTGGGATACATTTGCATAGGACGAGCAACGTATATACCAGGTATACAAGCAAAATTGTGATAACTTTGGCCACTGTTAGGAGCCTGGTCACCCCGACTTTTCTTACCACATCTCCATGATATgactgtaaaaaacaaaaatttgatgtTTGCAAATTGGTTGGCCAAACTGCGTCAGGGAGTGTTTGCGAGTGTGATGTGTGTTAGAAAACCCAGGATGTTTCTTACTTGGTTTCTATGTTGAATCGGGTGAACGTGGGATTACATTACCGTCCCCTCTGGCTCTCTTGAAGTTACACAGtgtggattaaaaaaaaaaaaaaaaaaaatgttactactTTTCCACCCTGATttggtttctcttttttttttctgtcttatcACATGATATGCATGTGTGTTTCTGTTAAACagtggtacattttttttttttttttttgggggggggggggtgtgaacaACCTGAAGCATTATTCatgtagcaaaatgtgttttgtcTGTTCGCTTGTAACGCTTGTACTAATTTCTGTTTATTCTTGTCTTGAAGACTGATGGAATTAAAGCAAATCACATTTCCTCATACTTATCTTACTTGTAgtatttataattgattattacagcttctgtttgttttggttttgtttctttgcttctAAGTTTTGCAGACCATGTGCATCACTTGACACCAACGTGCTTTTGACTCTGTGGGTCTGACATAATGCTGTCATGcttctttgaaatacatgtattggcacaaaaagtatttttttcaatactTATTCTGTCTTGGACTCCTTTTGGTTGGTCCGTACTTGCTTGGAAGTGTTGAGACTTTTGCTCCCCAGCCGTGGGAAAtgggatttgtgtgtgtgtgtgtgtgtgtgtgtgtgtgtgtgtgtgttacatttacatcatttattataaatacatgcaatagtacgcacaaacacacacaatgtatgaatatacatgtgtgtattatgtacataatatacagcCATTAATGATGAGACCACTATTTATTGAATGAGGGATatctttttgttcaaatgggtgCAATAGGGGAATATTGTTTCCCTTTACTTCTTGGTTTGGTTTCTATGGTAATATTCCACGCTAAATACAATGGTGCTACCCAAATTGTGAGAATTAGTACCCCAAATACTTGTTTTTGGTATATTTGGGCTCAACTGAGGCCACTGAGGCCGAAACGGGTACTTGGGCACTTTGGCCAAGTTAGACGTGGTATGAAATTTCTTTTCTCCATGAGAAGGTTGATAATATGTATTACCATCATGCATTTAAATCTGCCTTTCATGTATGCTAAGTTGACATGTCGGTAAATCGATTTTCACGATGTTTTAATCTCCTGCCGATATTTCCGGTATTGcgccattgaaaaaaaaaaaagaaaagaatatcaGCATATCGTTTTTCCCCTATATGCTATCATATCACTATCATAGATCACTATCATTGTAGACAAAATATGGAAATCCATCTGTCATTCATGTAACGTTTATCATTACTTTCCCCATTCAATATTCAATTACTGCAGAAAATATATTACTTCGAAAAATTGATAATATTTCAAGaggaaattcatcttacctggtcaggcggccaaaaaaaaaaaaaaaaaaaaaaaaaaaaattactcgcgCAGAAATGTCCACATTTACAGTTATAATTCATAAGTATACCAGTACAAATGTATCCCACATGCGCGTCATATATACAAGTAATCACTAACACACCAAACACGCCAAACGTGCACTCGTGAACACCCCAgtctggcagcaacatcagcgGAAGGTAATcggttcgatttttttttttcacttttcactttcaacatTACTTTGCCTAATCTTAGTATCATTTCTACACAGAGTTTCTGTTTCTTGTAAAAACATGTATTGCGCTTTATAATGCTTCGTTTCTCCTATGTTATTCATTGGATGAttgttgtgattttcttttgtttgttactGCGGCCCATCAAACGGACCGCTCCTTCCTCTTTtcgctccctctctctctctctctctctctctctctctctctctctctctctatatatatatatatatatatatatatatatatgaagagtttgtttgcaaaaaccgaaaagtccatttttgaagattttgaagtacggtatctgtcataaaatacaaaataataccttttcaatgatatattggtcactacacataaaggtacatttttgaagttatggtcaaaagaagcaaaaattttcttattattctctttatttttcttgacctttaatcgcaaatatctccatttgacaaatatggacttatcggtttttgcaaacaaactcttcatatatatatatatattgtttgtatacatattacataaatatagtataatatataatcacacatatacatgcatatgttTTTCCCCTCTTAATTGTATAACTTCAAAGTGCTGGTGATTAACTATGCCTCGTCTGATGATTCTGTTTGAACTCACTTCTACATAATCCGTGACGTGAATAGCCCCCATTTCAAGCAAGTAACTATTGACCAATACTGACGTCGTTTGGTTGATAAATTAAAGAAATAATTATACAAGTATATCACATGGCTCTGATTCAATCAAACCTTTCCCGCGACAGTTTTGTTCGGCATTAAAATACTGAAGATAGTGtctaaggggaaaaaaaaaaaacaaattaaaaaaacccccaaaacatgaGGGTAAAATGATAcaagtataaagaaaaaatgtttcacGTGATAATGTCATTGCTAAATCTGCTTAGTTGTACAATGACACGGAAAAGTACACAATATTTGGACTGACATTGCAACCCCTGGTTTCTCAACTCTGACAATATGTTGGCTCTCCCTTCTATGAGACATAGATTACATACTTCTGACAGTTTtaccacttcatattttactttcgGAAAAAATAGATGTAACTTCTGTTCATCTGTATATCGACACCTATATGTGTTTACACATAAAAATACGAAATGCAAAGAAATCTGAAttaaaagggatttttttttttttttagagagagtgGATTCCCTAGAAGAAGAAAATGCGGTAGAAAACGCTCTGGAATTAGATGGTGGTGCATATATCACGAAATGATTTCACGAACTAACaacttttatttcataaatgCTTATTTTTGAAATAAGACAGATACCATCATCATAATATTGATGAACAtcaatattcaacaaaaaaggAAACGAGACGAGGAATTGacatacgaaaaaaaaaaccctcccagAAACCTTGATTCTAATTATCCATGATGCAGTAGATTCCCCGGCAGAAGAATCTCGAGAGAATAGTGCCGGCTTAAAATAAAATGTGCAGCAATAAGGTGGAATAGAAACGAAAGATAAGTACGAACAAAAATAACAGGATGATATTACACAAAATTCGGCCATCTCTTTACTTGCAGTCCACGTCCAACAGTGTAATGTGTTGGATAAAATCTTAAATGTCTGCGATGCGTTCTGAACTTCTTACGCGGATGTTTTAATATCATAATGCCTCGTTCAATGTCCATGTTATATATAGCATTGCATACAACTGAACAAATATTGAATCTAAACTTTGATATCACCAGACTTGGAAAGTGTCGCATATAGATTTCCACACAACATTCGTGTACTTATCGTATTAGTAATACGACAACATGCAGTTGAGTTATACTGAGAAggtgcattgtttgtttgtggttttttgtttgtttgtttgtttgtttgtttgtgttttcaggATCGACATCACGAGGCGTACCACAGTCCAGTTTCATCGGAAAAGACAAATATCAACTAGCCTTTCCAAGGATTCTAGCTGTGAGGCCTGCAAAGGGTGAGTGGGGTTGGGCGTGAACCCTtgcatggcaaaaaaaaaaaaaaaaaaaaaaaaatcatgagacCACTGAAGCCCTtgtcccgcccccccccccccctccctcgaAAATGTCTGAAAGCAGAATGAAACCTATAGATGCTCCTGGTAATCGCCATTTTGCGAGCATCGTCATGTTTGCCTCAATAGTACTAGTTTGACAACTTTCAGGTCAACTAGTTTCTTTACAACGAACAGAATTGCAAACATGACTATACAGGCAAATTTATGTCGTTATATCGATTGACACTACGTTGCGTTTGATTCATTTTCTAAAGACACTGTTGTTCGATCGTGCCCCCATCTACTTACATTTGTAATCTTGTGGATCGAATCCTTAACTTTCTTCTTTACTTGACATTTAGCCAGTCAAAGGAGTAATCAGCCCTCAAGTTTGCCTGAAAGTCTTTCATATCCAATGCGAGATCCATCAACTTCTAAAGGGCGTGGTCACACGTACGCGAAGACTGGTCGCCAACGTCAGGAATCAAACATTTTCCGGCGAAGATAGATATCGACAACCAATCGGCATCCAAACccaattgtattattattatttttttttttttatcggcGGCTGGCTGCTGACCGATTATCGACCGGTTGCCAACAAGTTGCAGACCATGTGCAAACCATTTGACGACCGTTTGGACAGCGCTTTAGCAACCTTTTGTGAGAAAAAACCCCAATCATGTGGAATAGGCAAATGCTCCCAGAAAGGTTTGCAAAAGGTTGGCAAATAATTCTGATCTTGTTTGTTCACTTGATATTCCCTGAAAGATGCTATTTAACCAAAATCGGTGTTATCTGTATTTtcgtttgtacattgtattcttgACCAAAAAAAGTGTGGAAATAAattaaaattgaataaaaaaaaaaactcgacaACTTAATAAACACCACTAGAATAGAATTGGCCGCCGATTGGTTTCTGACTTTCAATTGGGGCTCGGCAGTAATACTACAGGATTACAAATGTGTAGGCACATGGACGCAGACACTCCAGAAAAAAAGTTTTGCTTTGGTAATTGTTACACATGTAATGTCGTTGGCAACCACTCGGTCAATGGTCGGATATCAGTCTTTATTTAGTCGGCAATTGATCGGCAATTGCATGGTTGCCGACCAAAAATCTTCATGCCAAGggccagacaaaaaaaaaagaacagaacagaaaaaagaacagaaaaaagacCTTTTGCAAGTTTGGTCGACCTCAACAACCGGTCGCCGCCCGCTGACAATCATCTATcgacttaaaaacaaaaaaacaaaaaagaggaaaaaacaaccaagcaaacaaacaaacaaaaacaaataaaaaacattttaccACCGGTGACAACCATCCGCCGACCAGTGATTTCGAAGGTCGTAGAATGGTCGGCGGCCGGCACTTGCTTATGTGTGACCAGGTCCTAAGAGTATGCCTAATTGACCACCATACAATTTCATTATGATACtaccatttttctttcattgttgaTGCTGACCTTATCTCATAAAAAGTAGTCACTTCGAGTAATATCATGTGACTAATatgattttatcattcttttcatACTTTCTAAAACAGTGCACGGAAAGGAGATGGAACACATTACTAACGCACGCTTCGTGGCGACCGAGCCGATCATGTTTGTAACTATGGCTGTCCAAGGAACCCTTGCCACCCTCAGAACATTTTACATCAGGGAAAGAATAGAGGAAAGTTTCGACCACTTCTCTCATCAGGACGGAAATGACACCTGTTCCAGCAGCAACATCAGCGATCCACTGGAGAAGGAAGTGCAATCACAAACGTCTCTTTGGATCATGTGGATTGAGATCCTCTCAAAATTTCCACCAATCTTTACGGCGACATTCCTCGTAGCTTGCTCGGATTCCATAGGTCGAAAGCCGATCCTCATCTTGAGTGGAGTTAGCCATTTCCTTGCTTCAATCATCTTTCTCCTGGTCGTGTTGTTTGACTTGCCCTTGTTCGTGTTTCTGCTCGCGGCATCTGTTCTTGGACTGGGTGGTGATACAGATTCTGTCAGTATGGTATCTTCGGCTTACATCGCTGATTCGACCGAGGGCAAGTCACGAACACAGAGAATGGTTGTGCAGTCACTTATGAGTTACTCTGGCTTTGGTACCGGACAAGTGATAGCTGGGGTGATTCTCGATTACTCCCATAACTTTTCAATCACCTTTGCCTTGCCAACAGTACTTGCTGCCCTAAATCTCGCCTACACAGCGTGCCCAGGACTAGTCCTAGAAACAGTGCCGGAGTGCGTGGACTTGGCACCGGGAAGAATTGTTAAAGACACAATCCACAGCTTGACTGGGTTTTACACACGCATTGAAAGATCTAAGAGAATTAAGATCGCCATCCTGATCGTCATTCTTTGCTTTCACCGCTTGGTGAAGGAGGCTTTCTTCGACGTTGTTGTTATCTATGGTTTGGGAGAACCATTTTGCTGGACACCCACTATCGTTGGATGGTATTACGCTTGCATCTGTTGGTTTCCTTCATCAGGTAAAGATGTAAAGCAGGGATCGACATTAGCGGTAGCCTGGTGGCTAGGGGGCCACTATCAatcgtcgggccaccaaacttcCGAACAGTTTTCCCCGATCGGACAACTGAGATTCCAATTAACAAAACCTCGAATGAAAATCACTTTGGGGTACTTAAAATACACTTAGAGGAATGGTATACTTtaggttgagatggggtttcaggtttccaaccttttgtgagataatgagaaacctcttataaaacaTGAAAGGGTATaacattctaagaggaattcaaagtttatttgacgaaaattggttctgaaatggctgagatatccaaaactaAGATGTTCTTTAATGAATCGAGAACATCTCCTCTTCGAGTCTCAATCttgatttcaa from Diadema setosum chromosome 9, eeDiaSeto1, whole genome shotgun sequence includes the following:
- the LOC140233303 gene encoding proton-coupled folate transporter-like, producing the protein MAVQGTLATLRTFYIRERIEESFDHFSHQDGNDTCSSSNISDPLEKEVQSQTSLWIMWIEILSKFPPIFTATFLVACSDSIGRKPILILSGVSHFLASIIFLLVVLFDLPLFVFLLAASVLGLGGDTDSVSMVSSAYIADSTEGKSRTQRMVVQSLMSYSGFGTGQVIAGVILDYSHNFSITFALPTVLAALNLAYTACPGLVLETVPECVDLAPGRIVKDTIHSLTGFYTRIERSKRIKIAILIVILCFHRLVKEAFFDVVVIYGLGEPFCWTPTIVGWYYACICWFPSSGKDVKQGSTLAVAWWLGGHYQSSGHQTSEQFSPIGQLRFQLTKPRMKITLGYLKYT